One Streptococcus sp. DTU_2020_1001019_1_SI_AUS_MUR_006 DNA window includes the following coding sequences:
- a CDS encoding alpha-ketoacid dehydrogenase subunit beta: protein METKLMSFRDTIILAMSEEMRRDENVLLMGEDVGVFGGDFGTSVGMLEEFGPERVRDCPISEAAISGAAAGAAMTGLRPIVDMTFMDFSVIAMDAIVNQAAKTRYMFGGKGQVPMTIRCAAGNGVGSAAQHSQSLESWFTHIPGLKVVAPGTPADMKGLLKSSIRDNNPVIILEYKSEFNQKGEVPVDPDYTIPLGVGEIKREGTDVTVVTYGKMLRRVIQAAEELAEEGISVEVVDPRTLVPLDKEIIINSVKKTGKVVLVNDAHKTSGYIGEISAIISESEAFDYLDAPIRRCAGEDVPMPYAQNLENAMIPTVESIKEVIRKTYNKE, encoded by the coding sequence ATGGAAACTAAATTAATGTCTTTCCGCGATACCATTATCCTTGCTATGTCTGAGGAAATGCGTCGCGACGAAAATGTATTGTTGATGGGAGAAGATGTCGGAGTTTTTGGTGGAGACTTCGGAACCTCTGTAGGGATGCTGGAAGAGTTTGGTCCAGAACGTGTCCGTGACTGTCCGATTTCTGAGGCTGCGATTTCAGGTGCAGCAGCTGGTGCAGCCATGACCGGACTTCGTCCAATCGTTGATATGACTTTCATGGATTTCTCTGTGATTGCCATGGATGCTATTGTCAACCAAGCTGCTAAGACTCGCTACATGTTTGGTGGAAAAGGTCAAGTGCCGATGACCATTCGCTGTGCTGCTGGGAATGGAGTTGGATCTGCAGCCCAACACTCCCAATCTTTGGAATCATGGTTTACTCATATTCCTGGTTTGAAAGTTGTTGCTCCTGGTACGCCAGCGGATATGAAGGGACTTCTCAAGTCTTCTATTCGCGATAACAACCCCGTTATCATTCTTGAGTACAAATCAGAATTCAACCAAAAAGGGGAAGTGCCAGTTGATCCGGACTATACGATTCCGCTTGGTGTCGGAGAAATCAAACGCGAAGGAACTGATGTCACTGTCGTAACCTACGGGAAAATGCTTCGTCGGGTTATTCAGGCAGCTGAAGAATTAGCTGAAGAAGGCATTTCAGTAGAAGTAGTAGACCCACGTACCTTGGTTCCACTTGATAAAGAAATCATCATTAATTCTGTTAAGAAGACAGGAAAAGTCGTCCTTGTCAATGACGCCCACAAAACAAGTGGATATATCGGTGAAATTTCAGCTATCATTTCTGAATCAGAAGCATTTGATTACTTGGATGCACCTATCCGTCGTTGTGCGGGGGAAGATGTGCCAATGCCTTACGCACAAAATCTTGAGAATGCAATGATCCCAACAGTTGAAAGTATCAAAGAAGTCATTCGTAAAACGTACAACAAAGAATAA
- a CDS encoding dihydrolipoamide acetyltransferase: MADDKLRATPAARKLADDLGINLYDISGSGANGRVHKEDVETFKDTNVVRISPLAKRIALEHNIAWQEIQGTGHRGKIMKKDVLAFLPENIENDTIKSPAQIEKVEETPDNVTPYGEIERIPMTPMRKVIAQRMVESYLTAPTFTLNYDVDMSEMLALRKKVLDPIMEATGKKITVTDLLSLAVVKTLMKHPYINASLTEDGKTIITHNYVNLAMAVGMDNGLMTPVVYNAEKMSLSELVVAFKDVIGRTLDGKLAPSELQNSTFTISNLGMFGVQSFGPIINQPNSAILGVSSTIEKPVVVNGEIVIRPIMSLGLTIDHRVVDGMAGAKFMKDLKALIENPISMLV, translated from the coding sequence ATGGCTGATGATAAGCTAAGAGCGACTCCTGCAGCTAGAAAATTAGCGGATGATTTAGGAATTAATCTCTACGATATTTCTGGCTCAGGCGCAAACGGTCGTGTCCACAAAGAAGACGTGGAAACATTTAAAGACACTAATGTGGTTCGCATTTCACCACTTGCAAAACGAATTGCCCTTGAACATAACATTGCATGGCAGGAAATCCAAGGAACTGGTCACCGTGGTAAGATTATGAAGAAGGATGTTTTAGCTTTCCTTCCTGAAAATATCGAAAACGATACGATTAAGTCTCCTGCTCAAATCGAGAAAGTGGAAGAAACTCCAGACAACGTAACACCTTACGGTGAAATCGAGCGTATTCCAATGACACCGATGCGTAAGGTTATTGCTCAACGTATGGTTGAATCTTACTTGACTGCACCAACCTTCACGCTTAACTACGATGTCGATATGTCTGAAATGCTTGCCCTTCGTAAGAAAGTCCTTGATCCAATCATGGAAGCAACTGGTAAGAAAATTACTGTTACAGACTTGCTTTCACTTGCGGTTGTTAAGACTCTTATGAAACACCCATACATCAACGCTTCATTGACGGAAGATGGTAAGACAATTATCACTCACAATTATGTCAACCTTGCGATGGCAGTTGGAATGGACAATGGATTGATGACGCCAGTTGTTTATAATGCTGAAAAAATGAGTTTGTCTGAGCTGGTAGTTGCCTTCAAAGATGTTATCGGGCGTACTTTGGATGGTAAACTAGCTCCTAGCGAATTGCAGAATTCTACCTTCACCATCAGTAACTTGGGAATGTTTGGTGTTCAATCATTCGGTCCAATCATTAACCAACCGAACTCAGCAATCCTTGGAGTTAGCTCGACAATTGAGAAACCTGTTGTAGTTAATGGTGAAATTGTGATTCGTCCAATTATGAGTCTTGGTTTAACAATTGACCACCGTGTCGTAGATGGTATGGCTGGTGCTAAGTTTATGAAAGACTTGAAAGCCTTGATTGAAAACCCAATCTCAATGTTGGTTTAG
- a CDS encoding type II toxin-antitoxin system RelE/ParE family toxin: MTNHKRYHVSLTDQAKKDLREIHDYIVLNFYSQQSADSKLDLILTALETLETFPEACPLVSSRGYGELTDDGKRYRYMPIENYLAFYYIDKYEVYVSRILNSKQNWAKLFNK; the protein is encoded by the coding sequence TTGACTAATCATAAGCGTTACCATGTTTCTCTTACGGATCAAGCTAAGAAAGACTTGAGAGAAATACATGATTATATTGTACTGAATTTTTACAGCCAGCAATCTGCCGATAGTAAACTAGACCTTATTCTAACGGCACTAGAAACTTTAGAAACCTTTCCAGAAGCATGTCCTTTGGTTTCAAGTCGAGGTTATGGTGAATTAACAGATGACGGAAAACGTTATCGATATATGCCAATTGAAAATTACTTAGCTTTTTATTATATCGACAAATATGAGGTTTATGTCTCCAGAATTTTAAATTCCAAGCAGAATTGGGCTAAGTTATTCAATAAGTAG
- a CDS encoding YjjG family noncanonical pyrimidine nucleotidase has product MKYKFLLFDLDHTLLDFDAAEDIALTQLLEEEGVADIQAYKDYYVPMNKALWKDLEQKKISKQELVNTRFSRLFVHFGLKKDGSFLAQRYQFYLAQQGQILSGAHELLDSLIERDYVLYAATNGITGIQTRRLAQSGLAPYFNQVFISEQLQTQKPDALFYEKIGQQIEGFSKEKTLMIGDSLTADIQGGNNAGIDTIWYNPHHLENKTQAQPTYEVHSYKDLLDCLDKL; this is encoded by the coding sequence TTGAAATACAAATTTCTATTATTCGACCTCGATCACACCTTACTCGATTTTGATGCTGCTGAGGATATAGCTCTGACGCAACTCTTAGAAGAAGAAGGAGTTGCGGATATTCAAGCCTATAAAGACTATTACGTTCCAATGAACAAGGCTCTCTGGAAGGACTTGGAGCAAAAGAAAATCAGTAAACAAGAGCTGGTTAACACGCGCTTTTCTCGTTTATTTGTTCACTTTGGACTGAAGAAAGACGGTAGTTTTCTGGCCCAGCGTTACCAATTTTACTTAGCTCAACAGGGACAAATTCTTTCGGGTGCTCACGAACTCTTGGACAGCCTCATTGAGCGTGATTATGTCTTGTATGCTGCGACAAATGGCATTACTGGCATTCAGACGAGGCGTTTGGCTCAATCGGGTCTGGCACCTTATTTCAATCAAGTTTTTATCTCTGAACAGTTGCAAACACAAAAACCGGATGCTCTCTTTTATGAAAAAATCGGTCAGCAGATTGAAGGTTTTAGCAAAGAAAAGACGCTGATGATTGGAGACTCTCTAACTGCCGATATTCAAGGTGGAAATAATGCTGGCATTGATACCATCTGGTACAATCCTCATCATCTGGAAAATAAGACACAAGCTCAGCCAACTTATGAAGTTCATTCTTACAAAGATTTGCTGGATTGCTTAGATAAACTGTAA
- the pta gene encoding phosphate acetyltransferase: protein MEVFENLKANLVGKNARIVLPEGEEPRILQATKRIVKETEVIPVLLGNPDKIKIYLEIEGIMDGYEVIDPAHYPQFEDMVASLVERRKGKMTEEEAREILVKDVNYFGVMLVYMGLVDGMVSGAIHSTAATVRPALQIIKTRPNVSRTSGAFLMVRGTERYLFGDCAININPDAESLAEIAINSAITAKMFGIEPKIAMLSYSTKGSGFGESVDKVVEATKIAHDLRPDLEIDGELQFDAAFVPETAALKAPGSKVAGQANVFIFPGIEAGNIGYKMAERLGGFAAVGPVLQGLNKPVNDLSRGCNSDDVFKLTLITAAQAVHQ, encoded by the coding sequence ATGGAAGTTTTTGAAAATTTAAAAGCCAACCTAGTTGGTAAAAATGCACGTATTGTCTTGCCTGAAGGTGAAGAACCACGCATTCTTCAAGCAACAAAACGCATCGTAAAAGAAACAGAAGTTATTCCTGTCCTACTTGGAAATCCTGATAAAATTAAAATCTATCTTGAAATCGAAGGAATCATGGATGGTTATGAAGTAATCGATCCTGCACATTATCCTCAATTTGAAGACATGGTAGCATCACTTGTAGAACGTCGTAAAGGAAAAATGACTGAAGAAGAAGCTCGAGAAATCTTGGTTAAAGACGTGAACTATTTTGGTGTTATGTTGGTATACATGGGCTTGGTAGATGGAATGGTTTCGGGAGCTATTCACTCTACTGCGGCAACTGTTCGTCCAGCCCTTCAAATCATTAAAACTCGTCCAAATGTTAGTCGTACTTCAGGTGCCTTCCTTATGGTTCGTGGCACTGAGCGTTACCTATTTGGTGACTGTGCCATCAATATCAATCCTGATGCTGAATCTTTGGCAGAAATCGCAATTAACTCTGCTATCACAGCTAAGATGTTTGGTATCGAACCAAAAATTGCAATGCTAAGCTATTCAACTAAAGGTTCTGGTTTTGGTGAAAGCGTAGATAAAGTTGTTGAAGCAACTAAGATCGCTCATGATCTTCGTCCTGACCTTGAAATTGATGGGGAATTGCAATTTGATGCTGCCTTCGTTCCAGAAACAGCTGCTCTTAAGGCGCCAGGAAGCAAGGTTGCTGGTCAAGCAAACGTCTTTATCTTCCCAGGTATTGAAGCAGGAAATATTGGTTACAAGATGGCAGAACGTCTTGGTGGCTTTGCAGCAGTTGGTCCAGTATTGCAAGGTTTGAACAAACCAGTTAATGACCTTTCACGTGGATGTAATTCAGACGACGTCTTCAAACTTACTCTTATCACAGCAGCCCAAGCTGTACACCAATAA
- a CDS encoding MATE family efflux transporter: MHSTETIKGKIILFLKIFFPILIYQFANYSASFVDTTMTGQYNTLDLAGVSIATSLWNPFFTFLTGIVSALVPIIGHHLGQGKKKEVSSDFYQFLYLALALSIVLFGLVFFLAPIVLQFMGLEVAVSSVAIRYLWLLAIGIIPLLLFSVIRSLLDTLGLTKLSMYLMLLLLPLNSGFNYLLIYGAFGFPELGGAGAGLGTSLAYWALLLISFLVLLKHKKLKEYQLQRPMPLQIKKIKEAIYLGLPIGGTVFAEVAIFSAVGLIMAKFSSLIIASHQSAMNFSSLMYAFPMSISTAMAIVISYEVGAKRLDDAKQYIHIGRLTAMVFAVLTLSFLYIYRENVARLYGQDPEFIQLTASFMTYSLFFQLADTFAAPLQGILRGYKDTIVPFCLGLLGYWGIAIPLGIVLDYWTGLGAYSYWIGLIVSLVISGILYQWRLQVIMKKFK; encoded by the coding sequence ATGCATTCAACAGAAACTATTAAAGGCAAAATCATCTTATTTTTAAAAATTTTCTTTCCTATTTTAATTTATCAATTCGCTAATTATTCCGCATCTTTTGTCGATACCACGATGACGGGCCAATATAATACTCTCGATCTAGCGGGTGTTTCCATTGCGACTAGTTTATGGAATCCTTTCTTTACCTTTTTGACTGGAATTGTCTCAGCCTTGGTCCCTATTATTGGTCACCATTTGGGACAAGGAAAAAAGAAAGAGGTTTCTTCGGATTTTTATCAATTTCTTTATTTGGCTTTAGCCTTATCTATCGTACTTTTTGGCTTGGTTTTCTTTTTAGCACCAATTGTGTTACAATTCATGGGACTGGAAGTGGCTGTATCCAGCGTTGCCATACGCTATCTATGGCTCTTAGCAATCGGTATTATTCCTCTTTTACTTTTTAGTGTTATTCGTTCGCTACTTGATACGCTAGGACTGACAAAATTGTCTATGTATCTCATGCTTCTTTTACTTCCTTTAAATAGTGGATTTAACTATTTACTAATATATGGAGCTTTTGGTTTTCCTGAGTTAGGAGGTGCAGGAGCAGGTCTGGGAACTTCCCTTGCCTACTGGGCTTTGTTGCTGATTTCGTTTTTGGTCTTGTTAAAGCATAAAAAGCTCAAGGAATATCAACTCCAAAGACCTATGCCCCTACAAATCAAAAAAATCAAGGAAGCTATTTATCTTGGTCTACCAATTGGTGGAACTGTATTTGCAGAAGTTGCTATTTTTTCAGCCGTTGGCTTGATTATGGCGAAGTTTTCATCATTGATAATAGCTAGTCATCAGTCTGCCATGAACTTTTCATCTCTCATGTACGCTTTTCCTATGAGTATTTCAACTGCTATGGCTATTGTGATTTCTTATGAGGTAGGAGCTAAACGATTAGACGATGCAAAACAGTATATCCATATTGGTCGTTTAACAGCTATGGTGTTTGCAGTTCTAACACTTAGTTTTCTTTACATCTATCGTGAAAATGTAGCCAGACTATATGGTCAAGATCCAGAATTTATCCAACTAACAGCTTCTTTTATGACCTATAGCTTGTTTTTCCAGTTAGCTGATACCTTTGCGGCACCTTTGCAAGGAATTTTAAGAGGTTACAAGGATACGATTGTTCCTTTTTGCCTTGGTCTTCTCGGATACTGGGGCATAGCTATTCCACTGGGAATAGTCTTAGATTACTGGACAGGATTAGGTGCCTATTCTTATTGGATTGGTTTAATTGTTAGTCTGGTGATTAGTGGAATTCTTTATCAGTGGCGTTTACAAGTTATTATGAAAAAATTCAAATAA
- a CDS encoding NUDIX hydrolase — protein sequence MPQLATICYIDNGKELLMLHRNKKPNDVHEGKWIGVGGKLERGETPQECAAREILEETGLRAKPVLKGVITFPEFTPDLDWYTYVFKVTEFEGELIDCNEGTLEWVPYDEVLSKPTWEGDHTFVEWLLEDKPFFSAKFVYDGDKLLDTQVDFYE from the coding sequence ATGCCTCAGTTAGCGACAATTTGCTACATTGACAACGGGAAAGAGCTACTCATGCTTCATCGCAATAAAAAGCCTAATGATGTCCATGAAGGGAAATGGATCGGTGTAGGTGGAAAGTTAGAACGGGGGGAAACTCCACAAGAATGTGCTGCTCGTGAAATTCTTGAAGAAACTGGTCTAAGAGCAAAACCAGTATTAAAAGGAGTAATCACCTTTCCAGAGTTTACACCAGACCTTGACTGGTACACCTATGTATTTAAGGTAACTGAGTTTGAAGGTGAGTTGATTGACTGTAATGAAGGAACCTTAGAATGGGTTCCTTACGATGAGGTTTTAAGTAAGCCGACCTGGGAAGGGGACCATACCTTTGTAGAGTGGCTTTTAGAAGATAAACCATTCTTTTCAGCTAAATTTGTCTATGATGGTGATAAATTATTGGATACCCAAGTGGATTTCTACGAATAA
- a CDS encoding antitoxin, giving the protein MASTQPVNFRADSTLYQQTKEIIADEKLTLSDIFNAALRKIATGAVDPKEFVFSDLQETQYQVAFEDLKKEILMGHKEIEQGKLTSLADVRKEFGLD; this is encoded by the coding sequence ATGGCAAGTACTCAACCTGTTAATTTTAGAGCAGATTCGACTCTTTACCAACAAACGAAAGAAATCATAGCTGATGAAAAGTTAACCCTATCAGATATTTTTAATGCTGCACTTCGTAAAATTGCGACAGGTGCAGTTGATCCTAAAGAGTTCGTATTTAGTGATTTACAAGAGACTCAATATCAGGTTGCTTTTGAAGACTTGAAAAAGGAAATCTTGATGGGACATAAAGAAATTGAGCAAGGTAAACTAACGTCTTTGGCAGATGTAAGAAAGGAATTTGGACTTGACTAA
- a CDS encoding RluA family pseudouridine synthase, with the protein MRFEFIADEHVKVKTFLKKHEVSKGLLAKIKFRGGDIRVNGHPQNATYLLDIGDVVVIDIPPEEGFETLEAIDYPLDILFEDDHFLILNKPFGVASIPSVNHSNTIANFIKGYYVKQNYENQQVHIVTRLDRDTSGLMLFAKHGYAHARLDKQLQKKAIEKRYFALVKGDGFLEPQGEIIAPIARDEDSIITRRVAKGGKYAHTSYRIVESYGNIYLVDIRLHTGRTHQIRVHFSHIGFPLLGDDLYGGSLEHGIERQALHCHYLSFYHPFLEEQLEMESPLPDDFNTLITQLSNNNLS; encoded by the coding sequence ATGAGATTTGAGTTCATTGCTGACGAACACGTTAAGGTAAAGACCTTTTTAAAAAAGCATGAAGTCTCTAAAGGTTTGCTAGCCAAAATCAAGTTTCGAGGTGGAGATATTCGCGTAAACGGTCATCCACAAAATGCAACCTATCTCTTGGATATAGGAGATGTGGTTGTCATCGACATTCCTCCTGAGGAAGGTTTCGAGACACTGGAAGCCATTGATTATCCACTGGATATTCTGTTTGAGGATGATCATTTCTTGATTTTAAACAAACCCTTTGGTGTGGCATCAATTCCGAGCGTCAATCATTCTAATACCATAGCTAACTTTATCAAGGGCTACTATGTGAAACAGAACTATGAAAATCAGCAGGTTCACATTGTAACCAGACTAGATCGAGATACTTCGGGTTTGATGCTTTTTGCGAAACATGGTTATGCTCATGCTAGACTAGACAAACAGTTGCAAAAGAAAGCCATTGAAAAGCGCTATTTTGCTCTGGTTAAAGGAGATGGTTTTCTGGAACCTCAAGGTGAGATTATTGCACCGATTGCCCGTGACGAAGATTCAATCATTACTAGACGAGTTGCAAAAGGTGGTAAGTATGCCCATACTTCCTATCGTATAGTGGAGTCTTATGGCAATATTTATCTAGTTGATATTCGACTGCATACAGGAAGGACACACCAGATTCGTGTCCATTTCTCCCATATCGGTTTCCCTTTGCTTGGTGATGACCTCTATGGTGGTAGTCTTGAACATGGCATAGAGCGTCAAGCTCTGCATTGCCATTACTTATCGTTTTATCATCCTTTTCTTGAAGAGCAGTTGGAGATGGAAAGTCCACTGCCGGATGATTTCAATACTCTTATAACTCAGTTATCAAATAATAATTTATCTTAA
- a CDS encoding thiamine pyrophosphate-dependent dehydrogenase E1 component subunit alpha, with protein sequence MSTLDKNLLLEMFRKMEEIRRMDLKIAQLVKKGKVPGMTHFSVGEEAANVGAMLALNDDDLLTSNHRGHGQAIAKGIDLNGMMAEILGKYTGTCKGKGGSMHIADLDAGNLGANGIVGGGMGIAVGAALTQQMHKTGKIVVCFFGDGATNEGVFHEAVNMASIWNLPVIFYCINNGYGISADIKKMTNIQHIHERSAAYGIPGMFIPDGNNVIDVYEGFQKAVEHVRSGKGPVLIESVTYRWLGHSSSDPGKYRTREEVEEWKKKDPIENLRKYLLENDIASAEELDQIQEEVKEAVEASVKFAEESPFPPLESAFEDIYAD encoded by the coding sequence ATGTCAACTTTAGATAAAAATCTTTTGCTTGAGATGTTCCGTAAGATGGAAGAAATTCGTCGTATGGACTTAAAAATTGCTCAATTAGTAAAAAAAGGGAAAGTGCCAGGAATGACGCACTTTTCTGTTGGGGAAGAAGCGGCTAACGTAGGAGCAATGTTGGCTTTAAACGACGATGATTTGCTGACATCAAACCACCGTGGACACGGACAAGCCATTGCTAAAGGAATCGATTTGAATGGCATGATGGCAGAAATCCTAGGGAAATATACTGGTACTTGTAAAGGGAAAGGTGGTTCCATGCATATTGCTGACCTAGATGCCGGTAACCTTGGTGCTAACGGGATCGTTGGTGGTGGTATGGGAATTGCCGTAGGTGCAGCCCTTACTCAACAAATGCATAAGACTGGTAAGATTGTCGTCTGCTTCTTTGGCGATGGTGCAACCAACGAAGGTGTCTTCCACGAAGCGGTCAATATGGCTTCGATCTGGAATCTGCCAGTAATTTTCTACTGTATCAATAACGGTTACGGAATCTCTGCTGATATCAAGAAAATGACCAATATTCAGCACATTCATGAGCGTAGTGCTGCATACGGCATTCCTGGAATGTTTATTCCTGACGGGAACAACGTTATTGATGTCTATGAAGGCTTCCAAAAAGCTGTTGAACACGTCCGCTCTGGAAAAGGACCTGTCTTGATTGAAAGTGTCACTTATCGTTGGCTTGGTCACTCTTCATCTGACCCTGGTAAATACCGGACCCGTGAAGAAGTCGAAGAGTGGAAGAAGAAAGATCCGATTGAAAACCTTCGTAAGTATCTGCTCGAGAATGATATTGCGAGCGCAGAAGAATTGGATCAGATCCAAGAAGAAGTAAAAGAAGCAGTTGAAGCTTCAGTAAAATTTGCGGAAGAAAGCCCATTCCCACCACTCGAATCAGCTTTCGAAGATATTTACGCAGACTAA
- a CDS encoding dihydroorotase, with translation MLVIKNGRVMDPKSGLDQVSDILVENGKIVKIAPRIDVEGVQVIDATGLVVAPGLVDIHVHFREPGQTHKEDIHTGALAAAAGGFTTVVMMANTNPTISDVETLQEVLQSAAKEKINVKTVATITKNFNGQGLTDFKSLLEAGAVGFSDDGIPLERSKVVKEAMEEAKKLNTFISLHEEDPGLNGTLGFNENIAKEHFHICGATGVAEYAMIARDVMIAYATKAHVHIQHLSKEESVKVVEFAQNMGANVTAEVAPQHFSKTETLLLTKGSNAKMNPPLRLESDRRAVIEGLKSGVISVIATDHAPHHADEKNVEDITKAPSGMTGLETSLSLGLTYLVEAGELSLMQLLEKMTYNPAKLYNFEAGYLSENGPADITIFDAKADRIIGSHFASKSSNSPFIGETLKGQVKYTICKGQIVYQAD, from the coding sequence ATGTTAGTAATCAAAAACGGCCGTGTAATGGATCCTAAGTCTGGTTTGGATCAAGTCAGTGATATTTTAGTTGAAAATGGAAAAATCGTTAAAATCGCTCCTCGAATCGATGTTGAGGGAGTTCAAGTAATAGATGCTACTGGTCTTGTAGTTGCGCCTGGATTGGTGGATATCCATGTTCATTTCCGTGAACCTGGTCAAACTCATAAAGAAGACATTCATACGGGAGCACTAGCAGCAGCTGCAGGTGGATTTACAACTGTCGTTATGATGGCTAATACTAATCCAACGATCTCTGACGTAGAAACCTTACAAGAAGTCCTTCAGTCGGCAGCTAAGGAAAAAATCAATGTCAAGACTGTAGCAACGATTACCAAGAACTTTAATGGCCAAGGTTTGACAGACTTTAAGTCGCTTTTAGAAGCTGGAGCTGTTGGTTTTTCTGATGACGGAATTCCACTTGAAAGAAGTAAAGTTGTCAAGGAAGCCATGGAAGAGGCTAAAAAACTCAACACCTTTATCAGTCTGCACGAAGAAGATCCTGGTCTGAATGGTACGCTAGGTTTTAATGAAAATATTGCTAAAGAACACTTCCATATTTGTGGCGCTACAGGGGTTGCAGAGTATGCAATGATTGCACGTGATGTCATGATTGCCTATGCAACAAAAGCCCATGTTCATATCCAGCACTTATCCAAGGAAGAAAGTGTTAAGGTTGTGGAGTTCGCTCAAAATATGGGAGCAAACGTAACTGCAGAAGTAGCACCCCAGCATTTTTCTAAGACTGAAACTCTTCTTTTGACTAAAGGAAGTAACGCTAAGATGAATCCACCTCTTCGTCTGGAGTCTGACCGTCGTGCAGTTATTGAAGGACTTAAATCTGGAGTCATTTCTGTCATTGCTACTGACCACGCGCCTCACCATGCTGACGAAAAAAATGTTGAGGATATTACCAAAGCGCCATCAGGTATGACAGGCTTGGAAACTTCTTTGTCACTAGGTTTAACCTATTTGGTGGAAGCTGGCGAGTTGAGTTTAATGCAATTGCTAGAAAAAATGACCTATAATCCAGCAAAACTTTATAATTTTGAAGCAGGTTATTTGTCTGAAAATGGACCTGCAGACATTACCATTTTTGACGCTAAGGCAGACCGGATCATAGGATCACATTTTGCTTCTAAATCATCTAATTCACCATTTATCGGTGAAACCTTAAAAGGCCAGGTCAAATACACCATCTGTAAGGGCCAAATCGTTTATCAAGCGGATTAG
- a CDS encoding uracil-DNA glycosylase, whose amino-acid sequence MEHSSWHALIKEQLPEGYFGKINHFMEQVYAHGTVYPPKEKVFQALLTTPLEEVKVVILGQDPYHGPGQAQGLSFSVPDSIPAPPSLQNILKELADDIGVKPSHDLTSWAEQGVLLLNACLTVPAGQANGHAGQIWEPFTDAVIKVVNNLDRPVVFVLWGAYARKKKSLVKNPQHLIIESAHPSPLSVYRGFWGSKPFSKANAFLTETGQEPIDWLR is encoded by the coding sequence ATGGAACACTCATCTTGGCATGCTTTGATTAAAGAGCAATTACCTGAAGGTTATTTTGGGAAAATCAATCACTTTATGGAGCAGGTTTATGCTCATGGGACTGTTTATCCGCCTAAGGAAAAGGTTTTTCAGGCTCTTTTGACGACTCCACTGGAAGAGGTTAAAGTGGTAATTCTAGGCCAAGATCCCTATCATGGGCCTGGTCAAGCTCAGGGCTTGAGTTTTTCAGTTCCAGATTCTATTCCAGCACCTCCTTCTTTGCAAAATATTTTAAAAGAACTTGCGGATGATATTGGGGTAAAACCGTCTCATGACTTGACCTCTTGGGCCGAGCAGGGGGTCTTGCTTCTCAATGCTTGCTTGACGGTTCCTGCTGGTCAAGCAAATGGTCATGCCGGTCAGATATGGGAACCTTTTACAGATGCTGTGATAAAGGTCGTCAATAATTTAGATAGACCAGTGGTTTTTGTACTCTGGGGTGCTTATGCACGTAAGAAGAAGTCCTTGGTTAAAAATCCTCAACACTTGATTATCGAATCAGCCCACCCGAGTCCCCTTTCCGTTTACAGAGGATTTTGGGGTTCCAAGCCTTTTTCCAAGGCCAATGCATTCTTAACAGAGACAGGACAAGAGCCGATTGATTGGCTTAGATAA